In Candidatus Moanabacter tarae, the genomic stretch GGCTTACGGAACTGAAACGATTAGGCCGGTATGCAAGATATTTGGGCCTGGGAATGCCTATGTCATCGAAGCCAAACGACAGGTTTTTGGGGAGATTGGGGTCGATCTGCTTCCAGGACCTAGTGAGATTATGATAATTGCAGATGGCAAAGCTCGGGCTGATTGGGTGGCCGCTGATCTTATTGCCCAAGCCGAGCATGGGCTTGGGGGGCGGGTCTTTCTTGTTACTACAAGTAAGAGACTCTTAGATTCGGTTAAAATTGAGATAAAGAGTCAGGTTAAATACCTACGGCATAGAGCAACAATCGAAGCTGTTTTAGAAATAGGATTTCTAGCAGTTTTAGTTGATCGAATTCATCAAGCAGTCAAGGTTGCAAATCGAATTGCCCCAGAACATCTTGAGATTCACACTGAACAATCTAGATGGGATCGACTTATGAGAGGCATTCATAATGCGGGAGCTATTTTTCTAGGAAATCAAACCCCAACTGTGTTGGGAGATTTTACGGCGGGCCCGAGTCATGTTTTGCCAACGGGAGGCGCCGGACGCTTTTTGAGCGGCCTAAGATTGTCAGACTTTTTCCGTCGGACCAGTATAGTCGAATACGACGAGAGCTGTTTGGAGCGGGCTCGTGAGACAGTCGAAGCATTTAGTCGAATGGAACAGCTCGACGGACATAGACACTCGCTAAGAATTCGCTTACAAGACAAGCGTAGAGAATCTAATGGAGGGTAAGATTTCCTGATGTCCGATCCATCAAAGTTTTTAATTCCTATCCTCCCGCACCTTAAGGGTGTTGATGCATACACTCCTGGGGTACAACCCGAAGGAGGAGATTGGTTAAAGCTTAATACGAATGAGAGTCCATTTTTACCCAGCCCCAGGGTAGAACATGCGATAAAATCCCAAATCTCCAATCTTTCTTTATATCCCGATCCCCGAAGTCTAAATTTGCGCGCTGCAATTGCCAAAACTTACTCTCTGGAGATGGAACGAGTAATAGTAGGGAATGGATCGGATGATCTTCTCAACATACTTGTACGTTGTTTTTCTGGTCCTGAGAATTACGTTGGGATGTTGGTGCCGAGTTATTCTCTTTATCCTGTTCTTACTGCGATTCAGGGTGCAGAAATAATTCCAGTGTTGTTTGATCGGGAAATGAAATTCGATGCCGCAGCTATAATATCGAGCGGGGCCAATCTTTTTTTTCTCAATTCTCCGAACTCTCCAACGGGTATCGCTGTTCCGAATGTGGACATAAGAGAGGTGTTAAACAAATTTGATGGTATACTAGTTGTCGATGAAGCTTATGCGGCATTTGCCGAAGAATGCGCTCTTCCTTTGGTCAAAGAATTCGAAAACCTTGTTGTCGTTCGAACATTGTCTAAGTCACATGCATTAGCGGGACTTAGAGTAGGTTATGCGATCGCAGCGCCTAGAATAATCGAATATATGGACCGTGTACGTGACAGCTATAATGTTAACAGACTTAGTCAAGCAGGCGCGTTAGCTGCTCTTTCTGACGTTGAATACTACGCAGAAAAAATTTGTAAGACGAAGGAAACCCGAGACCGTTGCTACCAAGAATTTACCGAGTTAGGATGGTTTACATATCCTTCTCAGTCGAATTACCTTTTTACGGAGCCAGTTCAAAGATTGGGCGAGACAGGTAGGCAGATTGCAGTAAGTTTATACGAGTACCTTTTGGAGAGGAAAATTCTAGTCCGTCACTTTGGCAGTAACAAATTGACAGAGGGATTTCTTCGAATTTCTGTAGGTAAAGATGAGGAGATGGGAAAGTTTTTTGAAGTGGTAAATCAATGGCTAAGGAACGGATAGCGGAAGTTAAACGAAAGACAAATGAGACGGATATTTTTCTCCGTCTTAACCTTGACGGTACAGGCGAGAGTGAAATCTCAAGTGGTATCCCTTTCTTCGACCATATGTTGGAACTGTTTGCACGCCATGGGTTGTTTGATCTTAAATTGAGGGCTGACGGAGATACAGACGTTGACTTTCACCACACCGTTGAGGACACCGGGATTGTAATAGGGGAATGTGTCAAAAAGGCTTTGGGTGAAAAGCTCGGAATTAATCGTTACGGCTATTTCGTTCTTCCAATGGATGAGTCGCTTGCTGAAGTATCTCTGGATTTGAGTGGCAGACCATTACTGGTTTATCATGTACGCGCGAGTAATTGGTTTGTGCGTGAATTTAATATCGGTCTGGTTAGGGAGTTCTTTCAGGCATTTGCGAATAATGTAGGTGCAAATGTTCACATCAATCTGCAGTACGGGGAGGAGCCCCACCACATTGCCGAGGCAATCTTTAAAGCGTTCGCCCGGGCCCTTGATCGTGCTACCTCGATTGATTTACGACGAGGTCAAAGTCTTCCGTCGACAAAAGGACTTCTATCCTGAAACTTATGTAATGAGAAGGGATAAGAAGAGGCCGTCTGAATAATTAGTGAGGAGTAAGCGGCGTGATGATCTTTACTATCAAAGCATTGATTCAATAAATCGATTTTAGGTGAATGTATAACTCAGTTACAGTCCGAATCGAAGGTGAAAACTTCAATTTTCCTGTGATTGATGGAACTGAAGGAGAACGTGCCATCGATCTTAGAGCACTTCGGAAACGCAGTGGGTTTGTTACTTTTGATGAAGGTTATGGCAATACTGGGTCATGTCTTAGTGAGATAACGTTTATTGATGGAGAAAAAGGGATACTGCGATATCGAGGGTATCCGATTGAAGAATTAGCAGAAAAGTCGAATTTTTTAGAATCGGCTTACCTCATCATCTACGGAGAGTTTCCAGATTTAGAAGAAATGGAGGCATTCACGCAGCGGGTTCTCAGAGATGGAGGTCTACATGAAAATATGGAACAGGCCTTCTTGGGGTTTTCGAGCAACTCGCATCCGATGGCTATGCTTTCTTCCCTGGTCAATGTTCTCGGCTCATACTATTCTGAAATGGCGAGCAATAATCGATCGCAGGACCTTGCTTGTTTTGATGAAACTGCCGCTCTTCTGCTTTCCAGGGTGAGAGCTATTGCAGCAAATTCTTACCGGATTAAACGGGGAAGTCCGATTAATTATCCGAAAGCTGATGCTGGATACTGTGAGAATTTCCTGCACATGATGTTTTCTAATCCTCATGCAGAGTACGAAGTTGATAAGAGTGTGTCAGATGCTCTGGATCTTTTTTTATTACTGCATGCAGATCACGAACAGAATTGTAGCACCTCGACAGTACGGATGGTTGCCTCGGGTGGTGCTAATCTCTTTGCTTCAGTTTCATCTGGTATAAATGCTTTGTGGGGACCACTTCACGGTGGTGCTAATATGGCGGTAGTAGAAATGTTGGAAGGCATTCGTGATGAAGGCGATGACGGGAGTCGATTCCTCAACGAGGTGAAGGATGGAAAGCGCCTGCTAATGGGTTTCGGACATAGAGTCTACAAGAATTACGACCCACGAGCTAAAA encodes the following:
- the hisB gene encoding Histidine biosynthesis bifunctional protein HisB — encoded protein: MAKERIAEVKRKTNETDIFLRLNLDGTGESEISSGIPFFDHMLELFARHGLFDLKLRADGDTDVDFHHTVEDTGIVIGECVKKALGEKLGINRYGYFVLPMDESLAEVSLDLSGRPLLVYHVRASNWFVREFNIGLVREFFQAFANNVGANVHINLQYGEEPHHIAEAIFKAFARALDRATSIDLRRGQSLPSTKGLLS
- the hisC_1 gene encoding Histidinol-phosphate aminotransferase encodes the protein MSDPSKFLIPILPHLKGVDAYTPGVQPEGGDWLKLNTNESPFLPSPRVEHAIKSQISNLSLYPDPRSLNLRAAIAKTYSLEMERVIVGNGSDDLLNILVRCFSGPENYVGMLVPSYSLYPVLTAIQGAEIIPVLFDREMKFDAAAIISSGANLFFLNSPNSPTGIAVPNVDIREVLNKFDGILVVDEAYAAFAEECALPLVKEFENLVVVRTLSKSHALAGLRVGYAIAAPRIIEYMDRVRDSYNVNRLSQAGALAALSDVEYYAEKICKTKETRDRCYQEFTELGWFTYPSQSNYLFTEPVQRLGETGRQIAVSLYEYLLERKILVRHFGSNKLTEGFLRISVGKDEEMGKFFEVVNQWLRNG
- the hisD gene encoding Histidinol dehydrogenase; the protein is MRIVKYPSRQFEEGVTHFCGRPESNRDIKSVVGSILENVQRKGDSAILEYTAKIDGVDLAGGGFRIPLSMMKRAKQSLPKSDLKAIKEAIRCVEDFHKRNFPRDWNEKNIHGARVGEAFSPLDRIGIWIPGGVVPLVSTVIMTVALANIAGIREVTIFTPPQKNGSVNRRLLAAMALCQVKEVYRMAGVPAVGAMAYGTETIRPVCKIFGPGNAYVIEAKRQVFGEIGVDLLPGPSEIMIIADGKARADWVAADLIAQAEHGLGGRVFLVTTSKRLLDSVKIEIKSQVKYLRHRATIEAVLEIGFLAVLVDRIHQAVKVANRIAPEHLEIHTEQSRWDRLMRGIHNAGAIFLGNQTPTVLGDFTAGPSHVLPTGGAGRFLSGLRLSDFFRRTSIVEYDESCLERARETVEAFSRMEQLDGHRHSLRIRLQDKRRESNGG
- the gltA2 gene encoding Citrate synthase 1, encoding MYNSVTVRIEGENFNFPVIDGTEGERAIDLRALRKRSGFVTFDEGYGNTGSCLSEITFIDGEKGILRYRGYPIEELAEKSNFLESAYLIIYGEFPDLEEMEAFTQRVLRDGGLHENMEQAFLGFSSNSHPMAMLSSLVNVLGSYYSEMASNNRSQDLACFDETAALLLSRVRAIAANSYRIKRGSPINYPKADAGYCENFLHMMFSNPHAEYEVDKSVSDALDLFLLLHADHEQNCSTSTVRMVASGGANLFASVSSGINALWGPLHGGANMAVVEMLEGIRDEGDDGSRFLNEVKDGKRLLMGFGHRVYKNYDPRAKILQKAADIVLGKLGHKDPLLEIARHLEQAALHEEYFLERKLYPNVDFYSGIILNAIGIPLEMFTVMFAIGRMPGWIAHWKELASDPKGRIHRPRQIYTGATLRNYPRQKTVKQ